One Paramisgurnus dabryanus chromosome 8, PD_genome_1.1, whole genome shotgun sequence DNA window includes the following coding sequences:
- the LOC135771807 gene encoding protein NLRC3-like isoform X1: MSMKNERPMDPPTTFKRPDVTEPVCKKMKIDQSVNQPQYVCPEFSHDSKHNEVLNTFKSNLREKFHCLYPGTSKQRNSTLLNEIYTELNITEIKSGEAEETPIKCNDIFKPLPEQHKHIRSVLTKGVAGIGKTVSVQKFILDWAEEKENQDVHLIFPLPFREINLLKDKTLSLLDLLHLFFPETKEMEIFSDKYKVLFIFDGLDECRLPLYFHSRVKFNEVSESTSVDVMLTNLIKGNLFPSALIWITSRPAAADLIPSECVDRVTEVRGFSDPQKEEYFRKRISDESLSDQIISHLKSSRSLYIMCHIPVFCWISGTVLARILREAKRREIPMTLTEMYTHFLIIQKDYEKNKDMIFKICKLAFEQIMKGNLIFYDEDLRECGIDVSEASVYSGLCTQIFREEFGLCQRKVYSFFHPSIQEHLAALHVHLSFMNNNISVLTAFKMNQSCKPSIIDLYQRAIDETVKSRNGHLDLFLRFFLGLSLKSHQNLIPGLRLLTCYNFQINEKTMKYIKEKIRKNPSPEKSINLLQCLNELGDVLLVKEIQQYLTSTTKNKTTLSSYQWSAIVSVMLTSGHELNKFNMNPFVKGINAESLKVLKELLPVICESRSVQLISWNITDEGCVALSSALRSNPSHLRELNLGNNKLKDSGVKLLTDVLKNPDCKLQILKLNSCCITVEGCAALTSALRSNPSHLRDLNLSQNNLGDSGVKLISDVLKNPDCKLEKLWLNSCYISAEGCAALNSSLRSNPSHLRELNLSQNNLGDLGMEHLSDLLEHPNCKLEKLWLCFCNITDEGCVALSSALTSNPSHLRELSLCNNKLGDLGVKLLSAVLENPQCKLEILKLSACNITDEGCFALTSALRLNPSHLTDLFLSHNNLGDLGIKLISDLRNDLNYKQKKLRIIVKMNS; the protein is encoded by the exons ATGTCTATGAAGAATGAGAGGCCAATGGATCCACCAACAACATTTAAGAG ACCAGACGTAACCGAACCCGTCTGTAAAAAGATGAAGATTGATCAGTCTGTGAATCAACCACAATATGTGTGTCCTGAATTCAG CCATGACTCTAAACATAATGAAGTCCTGAACACATTTAAATCAAATCTGAGAGAGAAGTTTCATTGTTTGTATCCAGGAACATCAAAGCAGAGAAACTCAACACTACTGAACGAGATCTACACAGAGCTCAACATCACAGAGATTAAAAGTGGAGAGGCAGAGGAGACACCAATCAAATGTAATGACATCTTTAAACCTTTACctgaacaacacaaacacatcagaagTGTGCTGACAAAGGGAGTCGCTGGCATTGGAAAAACAGTCTCTGTACAGAAGTTCATTCTGGACTGGGCTGAAGAGAAAGAGAATCAGGACGTCCACCTCATATTTCCACTTCCTTTCAGAGAAATCAATTTGTTGAAGGACAAAACACTCAGTCTTTTAGATCTTCTTCATCTTTTCTTCCCAGAGACAAAAGAAATGGAAATCTTCAGTGATAAATATAAAGTGTTGTTCATCTTTGATGGTTTGGATGAGTGTCGTCTGCCTCTGTATTTCCACAGCAGGGTAAAGTTCAATGAAGTAAGTGAATCAACCTCAGTGGACGTGATGCTGACAAACCTCATCAAGGGGAATCTGTTTCCCTCTGCTCTCATCTGGATCACCTCCAGACCAGCAGCAGCTGATCTCATCCCCTCTGAGTGTGTTGATCGAGTCACAGAGGTACGAGGCTTCAGTGATCCACAGAAAGAGGAATACTTCAGGAAGAGAATCAGTGATGAGAGTCTGTCTGATCAAATCATCTCACACCTGAAGTCATCCAGGAGTCTCTACATCATGTGTCACATCCCAGTGTTCTGCTGGATTTCAGGCACTGTTCTAGCGAGAATATTGAGGGAAGCAAAAAGAAGAGAGATCCCCATGACTCTCACTGAAATGTACACACACTTCCTGATCATTCAGAAGGACTACGAGAAGAATAAAGACATGATCTTCAAAATTTGTAAACTGGCTTTTGAGCAGATTATGAAAGGCAATCTGATCTTCTATGATGAAGACCTGAGAGAGTGTGGCATTGATGTATCAGAAGCATCGGTGTACTCAGGATTGTGTACTCAGATCTTCAGAGAGGAGTTTGGTTTGTGTCAGAGGAAAGTTTACAGCTTTTTTCATCCAAGCATTCAGGAACATCTAGCAGCTCTACATGTGCACCTCTCTTTTATGAACAACAACATAAGTGTGTTGACTGCATTTAAAATGAATCAAAGTTGTAAGCCTTCAATAATTGATCTGTATCAGAGAGCTATAGATGAGACTGTGAAGAGTAGAAATGGACATCTGGATCTTTTTCTTCGTTTTTTTCTGGGGTTGTCACTGAAGTCGCATCAGAATCTCATACCAGGTCTGAGGTTACTGACATGCTACAACTTTCAGatcaatgagaaaacaatgaaATACATAAAAGAGAAGATCAGGAAGAATCCTTCACCAGAGAAATCCATCAATCTGCTTCAGTGTCTGAATGAACTGGGTGATGTTTTACTAGTGAAGGAAATCCAACAATATCTGACATctacaacaaaaaataaaaccacaCTGTCTTCATATCAGTGGTCAGCTATAGTTTCGGTGATGCTGACATCAGGACATGAGCTAAATAAGTTTAATATGAATCCGTTTGTTAAAGGAATCAATGCTGAATCACTGAAAGTTCTTAAGGAGCTGCTGCCTGTGATTTGTGAATCCAGATCAGTTCA GTTAATTTCTTGGAAtatcacagatgaaggttgtgttgctctgtcttcagctctgagatcaaacccatcacacctgagagAACTGAATCTAGGTAATAATAAACTGAaagattcaggagtgaagctgctCACTGACGTACTGAAGAATCCTGACTGTAAACTGCAGATACTGAA GTTGAATTCTTGTTGTATCACAGTTGAAGGTTGTGCTGCTCTGACTTCAGccctgagatcaaacccatcacacctgagGGATCTGAATCTGTCTCAGAATAATCTTggagattcaggagtgaagctgatctctgaCGTACTGAAGAATCCTGACTGTAAACTGGAGAAACTCTG GTTGAATTCTTGTTATATCTCAGCTGAAGGTTGTGCTGCTCTAAATTCAtctctgagatcaaacccatcacacctgagagAACTGAATCTGTCTCAGAATAATCTTGGAGATTTAGGAATGGAGCATCTCTCTGATCTACTGGAGCATCCTAACTGTAAACTGGAGAAACTCTG gttgtgtttttgtaatatcacagatgaaggttgtgttgCTCTGTCTTCAGCTCTGacatcaaacccatcacacctgagagAACTGAGTCTGTGTAATAATAAACTTGGAGATTTAGGAGTGAAGCTGTTGTCTGCTGTACTGGAGAATCCTCAATGTAAACTGGAGATACTGAA GTTGAGTGCTTGTAAtatcacagatgaaggttgttttgctctgacttcagctctgagattaaacccatcacacctgacAGATCTGTTTTTGTCTCATAATAATCTGGGAGATTTAGGAATAAAGCTGATCTCTGATCTGAGAAATGATTTAAATTACAAACAGAAAAAACTAAG AATCATAGTTAAGATGAACTCATAA
- the LOC135771813 gene encoding NLR family CARD domain-containing protein 3-like, which yields MKFNAFYQKKLDADFSCVSMKNERPMDPPTAFKRSDVMEPVCKKVKFEQSVNQPQYVCPQFSHDSKINEVLNTFKSNLREKFQCLYPRTSKQRNSTLLNEIYTELNITEIKSGEAEGAPIKCKNIFKPLPAKNKHIRSVLTKGVAGIGKTVSVQKFILDWAEEKENQDVHLIFPLPFREINLMKDKTLSLLDLLHLFFPETKEMEIFSDKYKVLFIFDGLDECRLSLDFKSKLKLCDVRKSTSMDVMLTNLIKGYLCPSARIWITSRPAAADLIPPECVDRVTEVRGFSDPQKEKYFRKKIGDKSLSDQIISHLKSSRSLFIMCHIPVFCWISGTVLETILRKAKKREIPKTLTQMYTHFLIIQKDYEKNKDMVFKMCKLAFEQIMKGNLIFYDEDLRECGIDVSEASVYSGLCTQIFREEFGLCQRKIYSFFHPSIQEHLAALHVHLSFMNNNISVLTAFEMNQSCKPSIPDLYHRAIDETVKSKNGHLDLFLRFFLGLSLPLNQNLIPGLRLLTCYNCQINAKTIKYIKEKIRKNPSPEKSINLLQCLNELGDVLLVREIQQYLTSTIINKTTLSSYQWSAIVSVMLTSGHELKNFTMNPFVKGINAESLKVLKELLPVICESRSVQLISWNITDERCVALSSALRSNPSHLRELNLGHNKLKDSGVKLLSDILKNPDCKLQILKLNSCYIRVEGCAALTSALKSNPSHLRELNLSNNFLGDLAMEHLSDLLEHPDCKLEKLWLSFCNITDEGCVALSSALTSNPFHLRELNLCNNKLGDLGVKLLSAVLENTRCKLEILKLTDCYITDEGCFALTSALRLNPSHLTDLFLSNNNLGDLGMKLISDLTNDLNYKPKKLRIIVK from the exons ATGAAGTTTAATGCAT TTTATCAGAAGAAATTAGATGCAGATTTCAGTTGTGTGTCTATGAAGAATGAGAGGCCAATGGATCCACCAACAGCATTTAAGAG ATCAGACGTAATGGAACCCGTCTGTAAAAAGGTGAAGTTTGAGCAATCTGTGAATCAACCACAATATGTGTGTCCTCAATTCAG CCATGACTCTAAAATTAATGAAGTCCTGAACACATTTAAATCAAATCTGAGAGAGAAGTTTCAGTGTTTGTATCCACGAACATCAAAGCAGAGAAACTCAACACTACTGAATGAGATCTACACAGAGCTCAACATCACAGAGATTAAAAGTGGAGAGGCAGAGGGGGCACCAATCAAATGTAAGAACATCTTTAAACCTTTACctgcaaaaaacaaacacatcagAAGTGTGCTGACAAAGGGAGTCGCTGGCATTGGAAAAACAGTCTCTGTACAGAAGTTCATTCTGGACTGGGCTGAAGAGAAAGAGAATCAGGACGTCCACCTCATATTTCCACTTCCTTTCAGAGAGATCAATTTGATGAAGGACAAAACACTCAGTCTTTTAGATCTTCTTCATCTTTTCTTCCCAGAGACAAAAGAAATGGAAATCTTCAGTGATAAATATAAAGTGTTGTTCATCTTTGATGGTTTGGATGAGTGTCGTCTGTCTCTGGATTTTAAAAGCAAATTGAAGTTGTGTGATGTACGTAAATCAACCTCAATGGACGTGATGCTGACAAACCTCATCAAGGGGTATCTGTGTCCCTCTGCTCGCATCTGGATCACCTCCAGACCAGCAGCAGCTGATCTCATCCCCCCTGAGTGTGTTGATCGAGTCACAGAGGTACGAGGCTTCAGTGATCCACAGAAGGAGAAATACTTCAGGAAGAAAATCGGTGATAAAAGTCTGTCTGATCAAATCATCTCACACCTGAAGTCATCCAGGAGTCTCTTCATCATGTGTCACATCCCAGTCTTCTGCTGGATTTCCGGCACTGTTCTAGAGACAATATTGAGGAAGGCAAAAAAACGAGAGATCCCCAAGACTCTCACTCAAATGTACACACACTTCCTGATCATTCAGAAGGACTACGAGAAGAATAAAGACATGGTCTTCAAAATGTGTAAACTGGCTTTTGAGCAGATTATGAAAGGCAATCTGATCTTCTATGATGAAGACTTGAGAGAGTGTGGCATTGATGTATCAGAAGCATCAGTGTACTCAGGATTGTGTACTCAGATCTTCAGAGAGGAGTTTGGTTTGTGTCAGAGGAAAATTTACAGCTTTTTTCATCCGAGCATTCAGGAACATCTAGCAGCTCTACATGTGCACCTCTCTTTTATGAACAACAACATAAGTGTGTTAACTGCATTTGAAATGAATCAAAGTTGTAAGCCTTCAATTCCTGATCTGTATCATAGAGCTATAGATGAGACTGTGAAGAGTAAAAATGGACATCTGGATCTCTTTCTTCGTTTTTTTCTGGGTTTGTCACTGCCGTTGAATCAGAATCTCATACCAGGTCTGAGGTTACTGACATGCTACAACTGTCAGATCAATGCGAAAACAATCAAATACATAAAAGAGAAGATCAGGAAGAATCCTTCACCAGAGAAATCCATCAATCTGCTTCAGTGTCTGAATGAACTGGGTGATGTTTTACTAGTGAGGGAAATCCAACAATATCTGACAtctacaataataaataaaaccacaCTGTCTTCATATCAGTGGTCAGCTATAGTTTCGGTGATGCTGACATCAGGACACGAGCTAAAGAATTTTACTATGAATCCGTTTGTTAAAGGAATCAATGCTGAATCACTGAAAGTTCTTAAGGAGCTGCTGCCTGTGATTTGTGAATCCAGATCAGTTCA GTTAATTTCTTGGAATATCACAGATGAACGTTGTGTTGCTCTGtcttcagctctgagatcaaacccatcacacctgagagAACTGAATCTGGGTCATAATAAACTGAaagattcaggagtgaagctgctCTCTGACATACTGAAGAATCCTGACTGTAAACTGCAGATACTGAA GTTGAATTCTTGTTATATCAGAGTTGAAGGTTGTGCTGCTCTGACTTCAGCTCTAaaatcaaacccatcacacctgagagAACTGAATCTGTCTAATAATTTTCTTGGAGATTTAGCAATGGAGCATCTCTCTGATCTACTGGAGCATCCTGACTGTAAACTGGAGAAACTCTG GTTGAGTTTTTGTAAtatcacagatgaaggttgtgttgCTCTGTCGTCAGCTCTGACATCAAACCCATTCCATCTGAGAGAACTGAATCTATGTAATAATAAACTTGGAGATTTAGGAGTGAAGCTGCTGTCTGCTGTACTGGAGAATACTCGCTGTAAACTGGAGATACTAAA GTTGACTGATTGTTAtatcacagatgaaggttgttttgctctgacttcagctctgagattaaacccatcacacctgacAGATCTGTTTTTGTCTAATAATAATCTGGGAGATTTAGGAATGAAGCTGATCTCTGATCTgacaaatgatttaaattacaAACCGAAAAAACTAAG